A single Oryza brachyantha chromosome 8, ObraRS2, whole genome shotgun sequence DNA region contains:
- the LOC102715875 gene encoding UDP-glucose 4-epimerase 2, with amino-acid sequence MAVEKTVPGAGAAGGGGKTVLVTGGAGYIGSHAVLQLLLAGFRAVVLDNLNNSSELAVRRVAALAGDYSRNLAFHKVDLRDKVALEKVFSSTRFDAVVHFAGLKAVGESVQKPLLYYDNNVNGTVNLLEVMSAHGCKKLVFSSSAAVYGSPKNSPCTEEFPLTPNNPYGKTKLVVEDICRDIYRTDPEWKIILLRYFNPVGAHPSGYLGEDPCGIPNNLMPYVQQVAVGRRPALTILGNDYATRDGTGVRDYIHVVDLADGHIAALQKLFESSNIGCEAYNLGTGKGTSVLEIVKAFEKASGKKIPLIIGPRRPGDAEILFSSTAKAEKELNWKAKFGIEEMCRDQWNWASKNPYGYGSPDSTKQNGHHLYGSTGSPRQNGHCTNGFSESTKHNGHNGYGLVDSAKHNGNGHFH; translated from the exons ATGGCCGTGGAGAAGACGGTGCCGGGCGCCGGGGCGGCCGGTGGTGGGGGCAAGACGGTGCTGGTGACGGGAGGGGCCGGGTACATCGGCAGCCAcgccgtgctgcagctgctgctcgccggcttccgcgccgtcgtcctcgacaACCTCAACAACTCCTCCGagctcgccgtccgccgcgtcgccgcgctcgccggagACTACTCCAGGAACCTCGCCTTCCACAAG GTCGATCTCCGTGACAAGGTGGCACTGGAAAAGGTTTTTTCCTCGACAAG ATTCGATGCTGTAGTTCACTTTGCTGGACTAAAGGCTGTGGGTGAGAGTGTGCAGAAACCGTTGCTTTATTATGACAACAATGTTAATGGTACCGTAAATCTTTTGGAGGTTATGTCTGCCCATGGTTGTAAGAAG TTGGTGTTCTCATCGTCAGCTGCAGTTTATGGATCACCCAAAAACTCACCCTGTACAGAAGAGTTTCCTCTGACTCCAAACAATCCATATGGCAAAACAAAG CTTGTTGTTGAAGATATTTGCCGTGATATCTACCGTACAGATCCTGAATGGAAGATTATTCTACTTAGGTACTTCAATCCAGTTGGGGCTCATCCTAGCGGATACCTTGGCGAAGATCCATGCGGCATTCCCAACAATCTCATGCCTTATGTTCAACAAGTTGCTGTTGGCAGGAGGCCTGCTCTGACAATACTAGGAAATGACTATGCAACCAGAGATGGTACCGGG GTCCGAGATTACATCCATGTGGTTGACCTCGCTGATGGACATATTGCTGCGTTGCAGAAACTTTTTGAGAGCTCTAACATAG GGTGTGAAGCATATAACCTTGGAACCGGAAAAGGAACATCAGTGCTGGAGATAGTTAAAGCATTCGAGAAGGCTTCTGGGAAG AAAATTCCTTTGATCATTGGCCCAAGACGCCCTGGTGATGCGGAAATTCTATTTTCGTCAACTGCTAAAGCAGAAAAGGAACTCAACTGGAA AGCGAAATTTGGCATTGAAGAAATGTGTAGGGATCAGTGGAACTGGGCTAGCAAGAACCCTTATGGATATGGATCACCAGACTCCACCAAGCAGAACGGGCACCATTTGTACGGATCAACTGGCTCCCCCAGGCAGAATGGCCACTGCACAAATGGATTTTCTGAATCCACCAAGCATAATGGTCATAACGGATACGGTCTGGTTGACTCTGCCAAGCATAACGGCAATGGCCACTTCCACTGA